The DNA sequence CAACCCCAACTAGCCCCACCATGCCCATGACCCAGCCTTTGTCCCATCAACAGTTTCCACTCGAATCTCAGTACCAGACCAATTTCCAATATCAGAATCAGACCAAAATGGAACCTCAAAAAGAACCACAGCCTGCAAAATCTCAGCCTGCGGTCCAGACTCAGATACAATCACAATCACAGCCTGCAACACAATCCCATTCTCAGGGACAGTCTTTACCTCAGACCCATCCAAAAATCATAATCAAACTTGATCCCAAGAAGTATCCCGAGTCGTGGATTCAGCCTCAGTCGCAATCACAGGTAGAACCCAAACCCATTACGCGAATACCGAGTAGTGCCCAACTGCAGCTGCAGACCCCGGTCTCAGCTCCATCTCACTCACAGCCCCAGCCCCCGTCCAAACCCTCATCTAAAGACCAAATTCAGGCTTGTGATCAGTCACAGCCTCAGCTAGAGAAGGTACCCCAAAGTTGTCCGCAATCTCCAACGAAGTATGGGACCAAGGCTGAGGATACACGTCCCCTTCCTCAAACAAACGCCACTTCAATTTCGCAGACAGTTTCACAGAAGCCACTGTGCATGAAGGAAGCACAAGGACAGAATGGAAATCTGCTAGACACAGCTGAAACTCAGTGCCCTGTTATTCATAGTTCCAAGTTAGAAAGTGCAGTTTTAGACATCGAACCAGAGATGAAGGAAATGTATCCTGTTGCACTGGGAGCCCCTGTACCTGACAGCATACCCTACAATGGAATACCCAAGGCAAAGGAGCCAGGTATATTGAGGGGCCCTAGATCGAAACAGGGCTTTATAAAAAGAACCTCTCTGAGTAAAAAATGGACATACATAGGTGCTTCAGATAAGGAAACGGAACAGTTTAACAAGGAATCCATCCGTGGTGTGAAGAGAAAACGTGTGCAAGTGGCCCACGAAGTAGGCGGGGAGACAGTGTATTTAGGTGTACCAGTGATCAAACTGAATCGGCTGTGTGGAAGGGACCTTAGGAAATTCAGGGACATTGAGAACTTGGGAATCAGCATAGAGTCAGCAAGATCGGTGCGCAAGGAACTGAATCGCTTCCAGAAAAATATGAGGCGGAGACAGCTCAAGAAACTGAGGAAACTGGGACTGTGCCCTATGCCCAAGAGGAGAAAATTGCCCTCAGAAGACTTTGCTAAAAGACTGGACCTGGAAAGTGACGAGGTTATACATACTAAAAAAGTGAGGGAGTCTATAAGTGATGATATATTACACGAGTATCCGAAGCCTGCCAAGAAGAAGAAAGCAAATGAATTGTCTAATGTTGGAGCAGCTGTCACCAGTCCTCCAAACGGCACCATCAAAGGTAGGATGTGTTttgcttagttttttttattatttacttaatgtGTTTATTTCCAATGTGTCCTCCAGGCTCTTTAACATCAGGTAAGTTTGTCCAGGTAAGTGCAAGATTCTCGGAACACATACTAacaaatctgtatatatgtgttcaGTGAATTATCTGTAGCAACACGGCACACAAACACTAAGCTGATAGTATTGTTAATTGTATAGGGAAAACCTTGAACTTGTGGGAGAAGATAGACAATGTAGCTTTCTCTGTGGTCTTGGTAGTACTTGCATTTATATTAATGAATGTCTTTGCACCGCATGATCGTggttactttcttttcttttctaagagTATCATAGAGTTATTTGTTCACAGGAGTATTCATTGTTTACACAATCTTCCATGAACAAAGTATGTTATTAGAAAGGAGACCCAAAGCATTGTGATTATGCAAGGTCTTCATTTTGTCGAAAACAGTGGGCGCGCAGTTTTTTAGAAGTGCGAAAATTTGGCCCCCATGGAAGAAAATATTTGGCAATTAGGAATTAGTACCTGCATTTAAAGAAAATGTATCCCTCATCAGAGGAGAGGTAGGCTGTCCTGTTTCAAAGACATCATATTTTGCAGTAATGAAACGTATCCCATTAAGAAAGTTATCTCATATCAAAGAAAACGTATCCAAAACTAATCATGTTCAGCTGTGCTTCTTTATGTCTGagtgaatagatataatatagccGGACAGCTTAATAAAGAATACGAAAAGTTAGCAAACTCACACTCTTTCGGAGAAATTAATTGAATCGTTTCATCCCTAGTGTATTTCGCCTAACTGTTTTCATCACAAAACGTTTCATATCAGCATGTTCAAgaaaattgtatataaacattTGGAGCCAATTATACAGTGTAGCACATGGCCAGTAGgaatgatagagaagagaaatatgGTTCTTGTGATGCAGTAAGAGCGAataagtgtttttttattgttttatttatatgtgtagttatttatttatttttagaaatatggAGAGATAGCAGTAGAATCGATTTAGTGGATAAGTCTCTAGATGTTCGATATTAGGGAAGATAGCAGTTCTAGAAGCAATTGGGAGATTAGTTCCTTACCTGCTGGATATCTGGGCCGATCGCAGTACTTGAAGGAATTCGAAAAACAGCTCACTACCTTTTCGATGTCCTTGTGGTTCAGTGTATGTGAATGATTTGAAGAATAGTGTGTGTCTCAGTACTTAAGGTTAATTAGAGTACCGATGAATgaagacatttatttatttatttattattattattattattattattattattattattattattattattattattattattattatgattattattattgttgttgttgttatttaataGAAGGTCCGAtttcgattgttttttttttttttatatagtagtcTTTTGAACTGCCTTACGAGTTTGTTAATTGTATACTatttacaagtgtgtgtgtgtgtgtgtgtgtgtgtgagagagagagagagagagagagagagagagagagagagagagagagagagagagagagagagagagagagagagagagagagagagagagagaaaacgcattGAGTAATAAGCACTAGGAAACGCAGGATTAAACAGTTTGTTGTGgtcattaattatgattatgaacagAGAGATGAATAACCGTTACATTTAGGTTACTGCCTCGATttgtcatcatcaccttcatcctcatcagtactataattaatatgattattataattattatagttattattacaggatTAACGCACCGGCAGCATTTGATGTCGTCGTATGCATTTTCTCCTGTCCTTGtaatgatttttcttcttcttcttcttctactttttcttcctcctcttcctcttcttcttcctcttcctcttcctcttcctcttctctttcctcttcctcttctcctcttcctcttcctctcctctcctcttcctccttctttttcttcttctctcttttcttctgctttctttcctttcttcttctttccttttcttcctctcttcttcttcttcttcttcttcttcttcttcctcttcctcttcttcttcttcttcttcttcttcttcttcttctttcttcttcttcttcttcttcttcttccttcttcttcttcttcttcttcttcttcttcttcttcttcttcttcacatatTTCTGTTCGATTTAATTCTTGTTTAGTTGATGCAGCCTACAAAGGAATCATTCCCTTGGGTCGAGTCTCGTACCATTTGTCTCCTGCCTTGTTTCTCAATGATTTACAGCCGGCCTTGTTGCATACTGTATAGGCTTAGCttaggtcgtgtgtgtgtgtgtgtgtgtgtgtgtgtgtgtgtgtgtgtgtgtgtgtgtgtgtgtgtgtgtgtgtgtgtgtgtgtgtgtgtgtgtgtgtgtgtgtgtgtgtgtgtgtgtgtgtgtgtgggggtgtgtgtgtgggtgtgtgtgtggggtgtgtggtgtgtagacatacatatatgtgtatgtatatatgtgtgtatatatgtatgtatatttgtatatgtgtatatatatatatgtatatacgtatgtatatatgtatatgtatatatatgtatatacatatgtatatatgtatatgtatatatacatatatgtacacatgtatatatatatatatgtatatatatatatttatatacacacacacacacacacacacacacacaccacacacacacacacacacacacacacacacacacacacacacacacacatatatatatatatatatatatatatatatatatatatatatatatatatatatatatatatatatatgtatgatttgagcgactctcgcttctctctctctgtttttgtgcgcgcgcgccgtgtggcgcagtggtagcgatctcgtcaagcaatcttgctgacctgcgttcaaatccctcgccgccagtggatgcaacgcggccattccttgcacacaggggtcaTTTAGAAGGAAACAGACACTGCCACACCAAAcgtaagaataaccattgtaacaaatggaattaactttattattattattattattattattattattattattattattatcttatctctctctctctctctctctctctctctctctctctctctctctctctctctctctctctctctctctctctctctctctctctctctctctctctctctcctttctctttttccctttctttttccccctttttacctaaaaagggaaaatcttttttcccctttcatgggTCCTTTTTCTCCGCCTTGTTTCCCCTATTTTCCcgggcctttcccctttttaggggtttagctttacccctttttttgtgttttttgtgtttttgggtgtgtttgttttgtttttgtgtttttgtgtttgtttgtttgtttgtttttgtttttttggggtttttttttgggggttggggttgttttttggttggctttttgtttttttattttccccttaataaaaattttttatttttttttttcctatttttggttttatttcccctttatacatttttatttttttccgttctttttctcttttttctttttttttttattttttccccctttattttattttttagatatctggttagggtttttttcccaccctcccccccccccccaacaccccaccccccacccctcccccctttttttttttttctttttttttccccctttaaaattatttttgccccattttaacccccccttctccctctctttttttcccccgccttttccccattttacccgctccccccctccctcttctaccccttcccccctcctcccccggttttcccccaaccccatttcctttcccccttcttttaaaaCTCCTCCCACCCaaccgcccccttcccctttcttttctttttattattttttttttttttatttttttttcccccttatctctctcccctctcccccctctttttcagcttcctccccaccctttttccccaaacccccggcttcttctcctcttcctccctaaatctcccccttcctctcctctccttccttcccttttcccctttcttttcgggggcccctcttttcccctttttccccctctttttcccccccttcccctctttcccttttcctctggatgtaaaaaggccttttttttccccttgaattccccccccccccccccttcccccccccaaatctgcctctttcttcccccttttccctttcccactttcccctctctctcctccccccgtctctctccccccccggtctcccttttccttctcttttcttttccctcctctttccccccccctcccctctcctctcccccccttttcctctcatctttattttctctctccttcccttttcttttctctcctcttcctcccctttcctttcttttcccccctccttttcttcccctcttcttctctttcttcttcctcttttctttctttcttcctcctttttcccctttaattctccttctttctctttctctctcccccccccccctttcccctttcttccctttatctccccccatttctctcttttctctcgctccccttttctctcttttcccctctctccctttcccctctcttctcccctctttttttcctcttctcctctcctctctttttcttttcccctcccccctaaatccccctcccccctcccccttttttcctccatccccttccccctctccctcttccccctctctgacctggccctctctcttcccctcccctttttctgggtttctctccccttttttctcttcgtcttctcttttcctctctcttcctgtccccctcccctccccttttcccctatctttctcctctctccttttctccctctctcctcccccttctccccctttctctccttttctcccccccccccctctcactcatctttctctttcttttcctctttttctctctctcttctctctccccccttgtcttttccccttttcccctctctctccccgtcctccccttcctctcttctccccctctcctccctctcttttgttaAATCTCTTTTggttcccccctcctctccctctcccctcttcccccttttcttttcttttcccccttcctccctcactccctccctctttttctctctctcccctttcctccccccctctctttttctctctctctccctctctctcttttccccctcttccccttcttttcccctttccgtctctctcatcttttcccctcttttctctcgccctcttttctctcttttttcccttcctcccctctctctcttctctctcccccctctctccccctccccccctccatttttctctcttccctctttcttcttctccccttctcccctgccccctctccccctccccctctccccttctcccctctcccctttccccctcttctcccccccccctctccccccttctcttttcccgtctctcctccccctgtccctttctcttcctctctctcctctctctccccctcgtctcccttttcctctctcttttcctttttttccccctttctctcgtctccccccttttcccctctgtcctctcctccttctcaattcctcccccgtctccccccccctccccccccctttctccccctcttttcttttcccctcccctctctcccccctctttctttctctctccccccctctcccccccgtctctcacccccccccctctctctctcccccctttctttttccttcccccctccccctctctctttcttttctctcctctctttttttctcccttttctctctctttcccctcgtcttttctcttccccccctctttttttttttttcccccccccctctctctctctctggccccctcttcctcccttcttctgtttttgtttttctcttctctccccgctcctctgttctcttttccccctccccttctttctcccccttttttctctctctgcccttttctctgttttccccttttctttttctttcccccccctttccttcctcccacgcctctctcctctgttttttcctctccccttcttttcttttttttgttctctctctcttctttcctcttttctcgctctttcccctcccctcttttactctctcccccctttctccccctcgctctccctctctctctctctcttccctccaccttcctcccctctctctccctcgtctttctcccccccccccccccccccccttcctctcctccccctccctcctcttctcccccttctcctctcccctcccttttccctttcccccttctctccctcccccctctcctcgcccccctctccctcccctcccccctcccccccctctttccctctctcctcctctctgccctctctcccccccacccccccctctcccccccccccacccctccctttttccccccccttttttcctctccccccgcccctttcccctctccccccccttcctttcccccttcttctcccctcctcctctccccctccttcttcccctccatcctcctcccttcctcctctccctgtcccccccctctccccccctctctccccttttcctttcccccttttccccccccttcactcttttctctctcccctggggttctccttctccccttttctcgcccctccccttcctctctctctctcccataccctcccccttttcctctttcctccctctccctcccccctctctctctttccccccctctctctttcttttctccctttttctcgttttccttctctctcttcttctctctctctctctcccctctcttttcctctctctctctctctctcctctttccctctctccccttctttccctctctcctctctttccctctcccccctctctcttttttttttttttccctctctctcccccttttttcccttccttttctcccctctcttttccttctctctcttctcgcctccccctcttttcctcttttcctctcttttccttcccccccctctcccctctcccctctctctccccccccctctcatcctctcccccctctctctcttttttccccctctttttcttttctctctccccctcccctttcccccctttcccctctctccccctttccctctcttcctccccctctcgtttttctcttctctctccccctcccccaccccccccctctccccctctccccctcctacctcttccccccccctctctctctcccctctcccctcccccccctccccctttttcttttcttccttctctctttcattccctctctctcttttttctctctttcaccccttctttttctctttttcctccccctcttatttttcccccccccctttttttccttttttttcctctctttttccctctctctctctctcctttcttttccttttctccccgtctctctcttttcccctcccccttctctccccttttcccccttccccaccccttttactcttccccccccccctctttttctctccctcctcccccccccctctctctctctctttctctctctttttcttctctgggtcccttttctctctctccccctccccctttctctctctttctttcccttttcctcttttctctttttctccttttccctccttttccccccccctatctcccctctttctctcatgctcattcttccctcctctctccccccacccccctccccccctctctctcttttcctctctctccccccccttctctcctccccttcacccccccccccttttctttcggctctctctctcttccctctctccccttctcctctctcggcctcctctctctccctaaccccctccccccccccctctctctcgtctcctcccctcttctcccccccctctcccctctctcttccccctcttttcccccctcccctcttttctcccccttttctccctctctctctccttcctttcatctctcccttcctctctctctccccctctcctcttcctctcttcctctctttttccctctctgttctctctctctggttctctctcccctctctcccctcctcttctccccgctctctctctccccttttcctctctgtccctcccctcccctctcgttcccctcccccttctctccccttctctctctctttcccctccccctctctttttccttcctcttcttctcgcttctcattttcccccctgggaaaaaaaggtctctctccccctcttttccccctctccctccccttttccctctctcctcccccttttctcccctcttttctttttccctctctctctctcccccttctcaccccccccttccctttccctctcccccctttccctctcccccttttctcccccttcctctctttttccccctttcttctccttttttctctcttccccctcgtctctctcccctcctctctctccctcctactcccctcccccccctctctctctctcctctcccctcccccccccctctctctctctcccccccccctctcccctctctcccctctctgtgtctccttgttccccccctctccctccccccatctcccctttcttctcccccccttcctctctccccctctcccctttttcctcttttccccaaattctcttttcccctctcctctcttccccccctttcatctctctccccctctcttttctcccctctttcccccctctctggtccccccttccctccccccctctctttttcccctctcatctttccccccccccattttccctctcccctcccctcctctcgtctctccccccctccccctcccctctcccccatctcccctcctctcttttctcttctccccctcccctcttttctctctccctccccccttcctcttttctctccccttctcatttttcctcccctctttttccctctctccccccctctatctctctccctctccccttttctcccctccccttttctctcccccccctctttcctccttttctcccccctctctccccctcccccctctccccctctccctctccccccctcccctcccccctctcccccccctcctgagaaggggtttgggggaacccAGGGgcggcatttctttttttttattttcgggggggggggggggggggtttggtacccgtaaatttttaaaaaaaaagtaaagctgtTCAAAgggtctttaaaaaaaaccctagccattgttttttcaaaattttggtttgggggccaaaaacaacaaccaaaaagaaaacaaaataaaaaaaaaaaaaaaactacccctaggggttggggaaggaaaatcccccccccccccccaaatttgggaTCCCCTCTGGGGAAACCTCGAGAACTTAAAAATGTGGAAAAACCATGGaaacctaaaatttaaatttgggaaaatcctTGGGAGTTT is a window from the Penaeus monodon isolate SGIC_2016 chromosome 41, NSTDA_Pmon_1, whole genome shotgun sequence genome containing:
- the LOC119598652 gene encoding BRD4-interacting chromatin-remodeling complex-associated protein-like, which codes for MGETILRVTRNEESDMDEKASLETTPKEHQRPAEMLDPVLRNGQVSVGPPPLQELRAIVKVPRQPTSTIVIPPQLMAPALAQGLLQKAPVAKSQATSVGASGLCDNSRVVTCAPRLMSAVLQTNHHRPAILPAPTTQSQIIQAPKAIPAVTKEMKSPVLIPRDEAMSLIIQRDPVSSVVTTEESGSVILKSSQPASVIIQGDQVPSVVSLRDQTPSVIVQGDPTPLVTQRIKAACPVVQRNLTSMLLPENIRGFYGVPRSQNPSSLVGQKHQTTVMVAQCRQATPTSPTMPMTQPLSHQQFPLESQYQTNFQYQNQTKMEPQKEPQPAKSQPAVQTQIQSQSQPATQSHSQGQSLPQTHPKIIIKLDPKKYPESWIQPQSQSQVEPKPITRIPSSAQLQLQTPVSAPSHSQPQPPSKPSSKDQIQACDQSQPQLEKVPQSCPQSPTKYGTKAEDTRPLPQTNATSISQTVSQKPLCMKEAQGQNGNLLDTAETQCPVIHSSKLESAVLDIEPEMKEMYPVALGAPVPDSIPYNGIPKAKEPGILRGPRSKQGFIKRTSLSKKWTYIGASDKETEQFNKESIRGVKRKRVQVAHEVGGETVYLGVPVIKLNRLCGRDLRKFRDIENLGISIESARSVRKELNRFQKNMRRRQLKKLRKLGLCPMPKRRKLPSEDFAKRLDLESDEVIHTKKVRESISDDILHEYPKPAKKKKANELSNVGAAVTSPPNGTIKGRMCFA